In one window of Synergistaceae bacterium DNA:
- a CDS encoding ATP-binding protein produces MSDSAAILEQLRENNPFISSSSPSPFENKNSDLAQLNSSTSEEIEQLLLHKRRDPEMPIGGLILGEPGAGKTHMLARILRRLRDNARPMIFAAVKTAKAFTSPKTITQDIWSEILLSLEQAHSGGHSQFDMLLSRMMDSYREHREDDGFTDLTKLDRRVYLMKDMRGINKDFLKCILLYMGTSDDMTRLQLFEWLRDGLDDEESLSLGLPLRNPHAMDDAECEGTARKFMLSLGYMLSYAKVSMVVCFDQFEPIRDKALIHVFGDTISFMMNDISGMIPLCFSRADLWNDLLRPELDTSAVQRLEHHKMTMKSCSPAQARQLVKSRLAASFTEGVEEKYKWLVSRMDNVLVSDCSPRMVIKLADHIIMTSGTTTDDEEIISTLRNIYDTERSRIIDKPAAWLPNPVHLASALKVWLESHDGFETAPGDGKYIMLKGTFMDKRYAFPIITAKNYSTAAAGIKRGVQFLKEYSDGVCFYITESRTHKASWKKFVEQQEIFEPLGGKVVILDNNTRADWYALTALVNQIAGGDVDLYLSSGNRAATIDDLYEFAASLELLPGIFSDVAPKQTEPAVPPQVPVIEPDILKVNLMSIIKSSPMKLLTTDKAINALERRKIRVTRPELMGFLKNSRDSFRTYTSKSGEIMIGLV; encoded by the coding sequence ATGTCAGATAGTGCCGCGATACTTGAACAGCTCAGGGAGAACAACCCGTTCATATCATCATCATCGCCTTCACCGTTCGAGAACAAGAACTCAGACCTTGCACAGCTCAACAGCAGCACGTCAGAGGAGATAGAACAGTTGTTGCTGCACAAGCGCAGAGACCCGGAAATGCCCATCGGAGGCCTGATTCTGGGAGAGCCCGGGGCAGGCAAAACGCATATGCTGGCGCGAATACTCCGAAGACTCCGGGACAATGCAAGGCCGATGATATTCGCGGCAGTCAAGACAGCAAAAGCCTTCACCAGCCCAAAAACGATCACGCAAGATATTTGGAGCGAGATACTCCTCAGCCTCGAACAGGCTCACAGCGGAGGACATTCACAGTTCGACATGCTGCTGAGCAGGATGATGGATTCTTACCGCGAACACAGGGAGGACGACGGCTTCACTGACCTCACGAAGCTGGATCGCAGGGTTTACCTCATGAAGGACATGCGCGGTATCAACAAGGATTTTCTCAAGTGCATTCTGCTGTACATGGGAACTTCCGACGATATGACGAGGCTACAGCTCTTCGAGTGGCTGAGGGACGGCCTCGATGACGAAGAATCGCTGAGTCTTGGCCTGCCGCTCAGAAACCCTCATGCAATGGATGACGCGGAATGTGAGGGGACAGCGCGGAAATTCATGCTGTCTCTGGGGTACATGCTGTCCTACGCAAAGGTCTCTATGGTGGTGTGCTTCGACCAGTTTGAGCCGATAAGGGACAAGGCATTAATCCATGTTTTCGGCGACACTATCAGCTTCATGATGAATGACATTTCGGGGATGATTCCGCTGTGTTTCTCCAGAGCCGACCTCTGGAACGACCTGCTGAGGCCTGAACTGGACACGTCGGCTGTCCAGCGTCTGGAACACCACAAGATGACGATGAAGAGCTGTTCTCCCGCTCAGGCAAGGCAGCTAGTGAAAAGCAGGTTAGCCGCGTCGTTCACGGAAGGAGTGGAGGAGAAGTACAAGTGGCTTGTGAGCCGCATGGATAACGTCCTCGTGTCCGACTGTTCTCCGCGAATGGTCATAAAGCTGGCAGACCACATAATAATGACCTCCGGCACGACTACTGACGACGAAGAGATCATCTCGACACTTCGCAACATCTACGACACCGAACGTTCCAGAATCATCGACAAGCCCGCTGCGTGGCTTCCGAACCCTGTGCACCTTGCTTCAGCCTTGAAGGTTTGGCTGGAATCTCACGACGGTTTCGAGACGGCACCTGGAGACGGAAAATACATCATGCTGAAAGGTACGTTCATGGACAAACGCTACGCCTTCCCCATCATAACGGCCAAGAACTATTCTACTGCGGCGGCAGGGATAAAGAGGGGAGTACAGTTCCTGAAGGAGTACAGCGACGGAGTATGCTTCTACATCACCGAGTCAAGGACGCACAAAGCCAGCTGGAAGAAGTTTGTCGAGCAGCAAGAAATCTTCGAGCCTCTCGGCGGGAAAGTCGTGATCCTCGACAACAATACACGCGCTGACTGGTACGCACTTACTGCGTTGGTGAACCAGATAGCTGGCGGTGATGTGGATCTGTACCTGTCGTCGGGAAACAGGGCGGCAACTATTGATGATTTGTATGAGTTTGCCGCGAGCCTCGAGCTCCTGCCGGGCATCTTCTCCGACGTTGCGCCGAAGCAGACAGAGCCTGCTGTTCCGCCTCAAGTGCCCGTCATTGAGCCCGACATCCTCAAGGTCAACCTGATGAGCATCATCAAGTCTTCACCGATGAAGCTGCTGACAACCGACAAGGCTATTAACGCCCTCGAACGCAGAAAGATACGCGTAACCCGCCCGGAGCTTATGGGTTTCCTGAAGAACAGCAGGGACAGTTTCAGGACTTACACGTCCAAGAGCGGCGAGATCATGATCGGTCTGGTCTAA
- the rsmH gene encoding 16S rRNA (cytosine(1402)-N(4))-methyltransferase RsmH: MMHHEPVMITEVLSLIEAHPHQRILDGTLGLGGYSLAFLEHFPSCSVLGVDRDAQALSFARERLSGYAERFRALHAEFGSLANFEDCRDNDVYVFDLGVSNMQLTLPERGFSFQNDGPLDMRMNPSSASPTAAELLRDSDAETLARIFWTYGEERHARTIAQAIKHSRTPITTTAELVSVIRSALPQPLQRKMGTHPARRVFQALRIYVNDEAGELERLMNTLPSLSRNALVIFVSYHSLEDRVIKHTFRQWQADGKGRIITRHPLTPSDEETADNYKARSAKLRAFCLIHD, translated from the coding sequence ATAATGCATCACGAACCGGTAATGATAACTGAAGTCCTCTCGCTTATCGAAGCCCACCCCCACCAGCGCATACTCGACGGCACTCTCGGGCTCGGCGGCTACTCTCTGGCGTTCCTCGAACACTTCCCCTCATGCTCGGTGCTCGGTGTTGACCGCGACGCACAGGCACTGTCCTTCGCGCGCGAAAGACTCTCTGGTTACGCTGAGAGGTTCAGGGCACTTCACGCAGAGTTCGGGAGCCTCGCAAACTTTGAGGACTGCAGGGACAATGACGTGTATGTCTTCGATCTCGGTGTCTCGAACATGCAGCTGACCCTTCCCGAGCGCGGCTTCTCCTTCCAGAACGACGGCCCGCTGGACATGCGCATGAACCCTTCCTCAGCCTCACCCACCGCCGCAGAACTCCTCAGAGACAGCGACGCTGAGACGTTAGCGCGAATCTTCTGGACTTACGGCGAGGAGCGGCACGCACGCACAATCGCTCAGGCAATCAAGCACTCACGCACTCCCATCACCACAACAGCCGAACTCGTGAGCGTGATACGTTCCGCACTCCCTCAGCCCCTACAGCGGAAGATGGGCACTCACCCCGCACGCAGAGTCTTCCAGGCTCTGAGAATCTACGTCAACGACGAAGCAGGAGAGCTCGAACGCCTCATGAACACGCTCCCTTCTCTTTCCCGCAACGCGCTGGTAATCTTCGTGTCCTATCACTCGCTCGAGGACAGAGTCATCAAGCACACTTTCCGGCAGTGGCAGGCAGACGGCAAAGGCAGAATCATCACGCGTCATCCCCTGACTCCTTCAGACGAAGAGACCGCAGATAACTATAAGGCAAGGAGCGCAAAGCTAAGGGCATTTTGTCTAATTCATGACTAG
- a CDS encoding penicillin-binding protein 2, with protein MFVLFFTIISVTLVARHCYPETRVLQQSRHQYWRKIILRSTRGIIQDSRGNALVISETKPMFAVDPSKLTSADLEGLAQILSPDVMEKVYAAMKTTSQFTWIARKPSESEAEKLSELRKNSRAIIQQDVPYRKYTNNGLMAHVLGFCDTDNKGQAGIEQAWDSTLYNPPGEKIVVRRMGSQTASLMEHTQERRTVTPTVTLTLDSRIQYVVEKHLFKAARDNGAKWAVCICMNPMTGEVLSMASYPTYDPQNRKTITDEALVNAAISMGYEPGSTFKPIYMAIALDRGIVRRDEMFFCPAKLKVADGFIRESDARIALGQVDTAQLLVKSSNVGMAQIGIRANNVKTYESLSALGFGHETDIELPGVSRGILQYPESWRGITPANIAIGQGLAVTPLQLVTAMAAVVNGGKLMSPYIVKEAVNSLGEVVYRGEPKVMREVMTPETTEWVRKAMRRVILEGTGKKAATKLTNVAGKTGTAQVAGKKGYAAGKYVGSFIGFWPYEDPKYLMLIAIGEPSSGRYYGGEVAAPVFKAIVEEMAELEYYS; from the coding sequence TTGTTCGTACTATTCTTCACGATCATCAGCGTAACACTCGTAGCCCGGCACTGCTACCCTGAAACAAGAGTGCTTCAGCAATCACGGCATCAGTACTGGCGGAAAATCATCCTCAGGTCAACGCGCGGAATAATTCAGGACTCCAGAGGCAACGCACTCGTTATCTCCGAGACAAAGCCGATGTTCGCTGTAGACCCGAGCAAGCTGACTTCCGCAGACCTCGAAGGCCTGGCACAGATACTCTCACCTGACGTAATGGAAAAAGTTTACGCCGCGATGAAGACAACCTCGCAGTTCACGTGGATAGCCCGCAAACCTTCAGAGAGCGAGGCCGAAAAACTCTCCGAGCTCCGCAAGAACAGCCGCGCAATAATTCAGCAGGACGTACCCTACAGAAAATACACCAACAATGGATTGATGGCTCATGTCTTGGGCTTCTGCGACACAGACAACAAGGGTCAGGCAGGCATTGAGCAGGCGTGGGACTCTACGCTCTACAACCCTCCCGGCGAAAAGATAGTAGTCCGAAGGATGGGCAGTCAGACAGCGTCGCTCATGGAGCACACTCAGGAACGCCGGACAGTTACGCCGACAGTAACTTTGACGCTCGACAGCCGGATTCAGTACGTTGTGGAGAAGCACCTCTTCAAGGCCGCGCGGGACAACGGCGCGAAGTGGGCAGTGTGCATCTGCATGAACCCGATGACGGGAGAAGTCCTCTCGATGGCGAGCTACCCGACCTATGACCCGCAGAACCGCAAGACCATCACCGACGAAGCTCTCGTGAATGCCGCCATAAGCATGGGTTACGAGCCCGGCTCGACGTTCAAGCCGATATACATGGCGATAGCGTTGGACAGGGGCATTGTGAGAAGGGACGAGATGTTCTTCTGCCCGGCCAAGCTCAAGGTTGCCGACGGCTTCATCAGGGAGTCGGACGCACGCATAGCACTTGGCCAAGTCGACACAGCACAGCTCCTCGTGAAGTCCTCGAACGTCGGAATGGCACAGATAGGCATACGAGCAAACAACGTGAAGACCTACGAGAGCCTGTCTGCACTGGGTTTCGGGCACGAGACGGACATAGAGCTTCCCGGAGTCTCACGCGGGATTCTTCAGTACCCCGAGAGCTGGCGAGGAATTACCCCCGCGAACATCGCGATAGGTCAGGGGCTTGCTGTTACGCCCCTTCAGCTTGTTACGGCAATGGCGGCTGTCGTGAACGGCGGAAAGCTCATGAGCCCGTACATCGTCAAGGAAGCAGTGAACTCGCTCGGTGAAGTGGTCTACAGGGGAGAACCGAAAGTCATGCGCGAGGTTATGACTCCCGAGACTACGGAGTGGGTACGCAAGGCGATGCGCCGGGTAATCCTCGAAGGCACGGGCAAGAAGGCGGCGACGAAGCTCACGAACGTTGCAGGCAAGACAGGCACTGCGCAGGTTGCGGGCAAAAAGGGCTACGCGGCAGGAAAGTACGTCGGGTCGTTCATCGGTTTCTGGCCGTACGAAGACCCCAAGTACCTCATGCTTATTGCGATAGGCGAACCGTCAAGCGGAAGGTACTACGGCGGCGAGGTAGCTGCTCCCGTGTTCAAAGCAATAGTTGAAGAAATGGCGGAACTCGAATATTATTCATAG
- a CDS encoding UDP-N-acetylmuramoyl-L-alanyl-D-glutamate--2,6-diaminopimelate ligase: MSTTFGDVLKFIQSRNENTKACVRSQDDFFVQIDDVISDSREVRPGTLFACIKGETSDGHDYVRAAEKAGATALLCEREVDSILPQIVVSKVREYLGDTASFVYANPSGKLLMVGVTGTNGKTTTTYIIRSILQAAGMKVGLLGTIIESDGVTEKDADRTTPESAIVERQLARMVSNGCSACVMETSSHGLYLGRLKGARYDVPVFTNLYPEHLDFHKDMEHYFDAKTLLFTTYAKPGFLGAANYDDPWGKRILARFPERVRGFGLTNGAQFSVVGSTATLDGTDLVIQREGFGSISITSPLVGDFNIMNTLCAVTAMTSRVDAEAIMEGVANVPQVPGRLERIDLPNGACVFVDFAHTPSALRSVLGTIRKLSGKDRRIVSVFGHGGGRYQQNRPELGRAASEFANEIIITSDNARSEDPADIAKAIAEGASIPYRIITDRPEAVRVGLESLKKGDILVITGKGPEKFITIKDKKIPFNDAEAVKTWRDSQ, encoded by the coding sequence TTGAGTACAACATTCGGGGATGTCCTGAAATTCATACAGAGCCGGAATGAGAACACCAAAGCCTGTGTGAGGTCTCAGGACGATTTTTTTGTACAGATTGACGACGTAATTTCGGACAGCAGAGAGGTCAGGCCGGGCACTCTCTTTGCGTGCATAAAGGGCGAAACTTCCGACGGACACGACTACGTCAGAGCCGCAGAGAAAGCCGGAGCTACCGCTCTCCTCTGCGAGCGTGAAGTAGACTCGATTCTGCCGCAGATCGTGGTCTCGAAGGTGAGGGAGTATCTCGGCGACACAGCTTCGTTCGTCTACGCCAACCCGTCAGGAAAGCTCCTCATGGTCGGAGTTACGGGCACTAACGGCAAGACCACGACGACCTACATCATCAGGAGCATACTTCAGGCGGCTGGAATGAAGGTAGGCCTGCTCGGCACAATCATCGAGAGCGACGGAGTAACCGAGAAGGACGCTGACCGCACCACGCCTGAGAGCGCGATTGTTGAACGCCAGCTCGCCCGCATGGTCAGCAACGGATGTTCCGCCTGCGTGATGGAGACTTCATCGCACGGGCTGTATCTGGGAAGGTTGAAGGGTGCGCGCTATGATGTGCCTGTGTTCACGAACCTCTACCCTGAGCATCTGGACTTCCACAAGGACATGGAGCACTACTTTGACGCAAAAACTCTGCTGTTCACGACGTACGCAAAGCCGGGCTTTCTGGGGGCGGCGAATTACGATGACCCGTGGGGCAAAAGGATTCTCGCGCGGTTTCCTGAGAGAGTTCGCGGCTTCGGACTGACCAACGGAGCACAGTTCAGCGTTGTGGGCTCAACAGCAACGCTCGACGGCACGGACTTAGTGATTCAGCGTGAGGGTTTCGGGAGCATCTCGATCACCAGCCCGCTAGTCGGGGACTTCAACATCATGAACACTCTCTGTGCTGTTACGGCAATGACGAGCCGCGTCGATGCAGAAGCCATCATGGAAGGTGTCGCTAACGTCCCGCAGGTTCCAGGCCGCCTAGAGCGCATTGACCTGCCTAACGGAGCATGTGTGTTCGTGGACTTCGCGCACACGCCGTCGGCCTTGAGGAGCGTTCTCGGGACGATACGTAAGCTCTCGGGCAAGGACAGGCGTATCGTGTCGGTGTTCGGGCACGGAGGCGGACGCTACCAGCAGAACAGGCCGGAACTTGGCCGGGCGGCATCAGAGTTCGCGAACGAGATAATCATCACTTCCGACAACGCCCGCAGTGAAGACCCAGCCGACATCGCTAAGGCAATCGCGGAGGGCGCGAGCATTCCTTACAGAATAATCACCGACAGGCCCGAAGCCGTACGCGTCGGCCTCGAGAGCCTTAAGAAGGGGGACATTCTCGTCATTACGGGGAAAGGCCCGGAGAAGTTCATCACCATCAAGGACAAGAAGATACCGTTCAACGACGCTGAGGCAGTGAAGACGTGGAGGGACTCGCAATGA
- a CDS encoding UDP-N-acetylmuramoyl-tripeptide--D-alanyl-D-alanine ligase yields the protein MSNMKLCELFEGIDSTLEFPNHLATDSRDVLPGGAFVALEGEKTDGHKYIPQAIERGAGLLIVRKGKAPEGVNIPVIELDNPERDLAATASRKLRARNLHDVIAITGSVGKTTTRAALQKVLSPHFVLHAPERSFNTLIGCTATIMAMPLETEIVILEFGANKPGEIRELTEYFPPTIAVLTAVAPVHLEGFGSVEGVLNEKLEIVHSTSISKIIYNHDNEYLAEAFRYVVKSMGVGEWRDSDFVLAVDKSEYTLPALSFVLAHRESQEIARFTANIWGKHNAMPLALAASVGHELGIDLQESADALSEFQALEGRGRVFILDNGHKFLVDDAYNANPASMRASLETFSKVVCAGKVAVLGEMRELGEDAAKYHAELAPLFEGIDGVILVGEIWREAFSGDSGYIFVDDWQEALKAVNEITSSREIQGVLVKGSHSIGLENVVRELCS from the coding sequence ATGAGCAACATGAAGCTGTGTGAGCTTTTTGAGGGAATAGATAGCACGCTGGAATTTCCGAATCACCTTGCGACTGACAGCAGGGACGTGCTTCCCGGCGGTGCGTTTGTTGCGCTGGAAGGCGAGAAGACTGACGGGCACAAGTACATTCCGCAGGCAATAGAGAGGGGAGCAGGGTTATTGATTGTCAGGAAGGGCAAAGCTCCCGAAGGCGTGAACATCCCGGTGATTGAGCTCGACAATCCCGAGCGCGACCTCGCCGCAACTGCCTCACGGAAGCTCAGAGCACGCAATCTTCACGACGTAATAGCGATAACCGGCAGTGTCGGCAAGACCACAACGCGCGCCGCCCTGCAGAAGGTTTTGTCGCCTCACTTCGTCCTTCACGCGCCGGAGAGGAGCTTCAACACCCTCATAGGCTGCACCGCAACGATAATGGCAATGCCGCTCGAGACGGAAATAGTGATTCTGGAGTTCGGGGCAAACAAGCCCGGAGAGATACGCGAGCTCACAGAGTATTTCCCGCCGACAATCGCAGTGCTTACCGCCGTTGCACCTGTTCACCTTGAAGGTTTCGGGAGCGTTGAAGGCGTGCTGAACGAGAAGCTGGAGATAGTTCACTCAACGTCAATCAGCAAGATAATCTACAACCACGACAACGAATATCTTGCGGAGGCTTTCCGTTACGTAGTGAAGTCAATGGGTGTCGGCGAATGGAGAGATTCTGATTTCGTTCTTGCCGTCGACAAATCGGAGTACACGCTTCCTGCGCTGTCGTTCGTGCTGGCTCACAGAGAATCGCAGGAGATTGCGCGCTTCACCGCCAACATCTGGGGCAAACACAACGCAATGCCTCTCGCCCTCGCCGCATCAGTCGGGCACGAGCTCGGGATTGACCTTCAGGAGTCGGCGGATGCTCTCTCTGAGTTCCAGGCACTCGAAGGCAGAGGAAGAGTATTCATCCTCGACAACGGGCACAAGTTCTTAGTTGATGACGCGTACAACGCAAACCCCGCCTCAATGCGCGCATCGCTTGAAACATTCAGCAAGGTAGTGTGCGCTGGGAAAGTTGCAGTGCTCGGCGAGATGCGGGAGCTCGGTGAAGATGCGGCCAAGTATCACGCAGAGCTTGCTCCGCTGTTCGAGGGTATTGACGGCGTGATTCTTGTCGGGGAAATCTGGCGCGAAGCATTCAGCGGGGATTCAGGGTACATTTTCGTCGATGACTGGCAGGAAGCCTTGAAGGCCGTCAACGAGATAACATCATCGCGCGAGATTCAGGGAGTGCTGGTGAAGGGCTCACACAGCATAGGCCTCGAAAACGTCGTGAGGGAATTATGTTCCTGA
- a CDS encoding phospho-N-acetylmuramoyl-pentapeptide-transferase: MFLKGFMFFALSNILQYFWIKYQRHEHITQQQKWYGVNIDNEIKSKTPSMGGVVFLWLGLLALVLNHSLDSLLFWSLPILSGLIGFIDDWLKFRTHTSEGFSSLAKLKLQLLLCGVWVVLVFLRGRMGLWPGVYDGGGWIAMPLAFLMTAGTINAVNITDGLDGLAGGSFLVSLGVMLILLPTDALNADVMIELFFMVAGFLFYNTRPAKTFMGDTGSHFLGGALAALCVMNGRSLAIIPAGFIFSVEMLSSAVQIFTIRKLNRKIFLMAPLHHHYQKKGMDETAVTLRFWLIHAVGAVMLSLVLIGL; the protein is encoded by the coding sequence ATGTTCCTGAAGGGATTTATGTTCTTCGCGCTGAGCAACATTCTGCAGTACTTCTGGATAAAGTACCAGAGGCACGAGCACATCACCCAGCAGCAGAAATGGTACGGCGTGAACATAGACAACGAAATCAAGTCAAAGACTCCTTCGATGGGGGGAGTCGTTTTTTTGTGGCTGGGACTTCTCGCGCTCGTGCTCAATCACTCTCTCGACTCGCTGCTTTTCTGGTCGCTGCCGATACTCAGCGGGCTTATCGGGTTCATCGACGACTGGCTGAAATTCAGGACGCACACGAGCGAGGGTTTTTCCAGTCTGGCCAAGCTGAAGCTCCAGCTCCTCCTGTGCGGAGTGTGGGTTGTGCTGGTGTTCCTGCGCGGAAGAATGGGACTCTGGCCGGGAGTGTATGACGGCGGCGGGTGGATTGCGATGCCTCTGGCGTTCCTGATGACTGCCGGGACAATAAACGCAGTGAACATCACCGACGGACTTGACGGCCTCGCGGGCGGGAGCTTCCTCGTGTCGCTGGGAGTGATGCTGATTCTCCTGCCGACAGACGCGCTGAACGCTGATGTGATGATTGAGCTGTTCTTCATGGTCGCGGGCTTCCTGTTCTACAACACGCGGCCGGCAAAAACCTTCATGGGCGACACGGGCTCTCACTTTCTGGGCGGAGCACTGGCGGCGTTGTGCGTGATGAACGGGCGCAGTCTGGCGATAATTCCGGCGGGGTTCATCTTCAGCGTTGAGATGCTGAGCTCGGCGGTACAGATTTTCACGATACGCAAGCTCAACCGCAAAATCTTTCTCATGGCACCTCTGCACCACCATTACCAGAAGAAGGGCATGGACGAGACGGCGGTAACCTTGAGGTTCTGGCTCATACACGCTGTCGGGGCTGTGATGCTGTCGCTGGTGCTTATCGGGCTGTGA